From one Planktothrix agardhii NIES-204 genomic stretch:
- the sppA gene encoding protease IV, protein MIWPFKPRYRKQIARIEINGAIGSETRKRVLEDLKTVEERKFPALLLRIDSPGGTVGDSQEIYSALKRLQKKVKIVASFGNISASGGVYIGMGAEHIMANPGTITGSIGVILRGNNIERLLEKIGISFKVIKSGPYKDILSFDRELTEPEQHILQELIDTSYQQFVQTVAESRNLSHDSVRSFADGRIFTGQQAVELGIVDRLGTEEDARCWAAELVKLDPKKTECFTFEKPKPFVSRLTGSNLAPNSIIAANNWLEFELSTSGLPLWMYRP, encoded by the coding sequence ATGATTTGGCCATTTAAACCGAGATATCGCAAACAAATCGCCCGCATAGAAATTAATGGTGCCATTGGGTCGGAGACCCGCAAACGGGTGTTGGAAGACCTAAAAACCGTGGAAGAACGGAAATTTCCCGCCCTACTCCTGAGAATTGATAGCCCTGGGGGAACCGTTGGCGACTCCCAAGAGATTTATAGCGCCTTGAAACGGTTACAGAAAAAAGTCAAAATTGTGGCGAGTTTCGGGAATATTTCTGCCTCCGGGGGTGTTTATATTGGCATGGGAGCCGAACATATTATGGCAAACCCAGGAACAATTACCGGAAGTATTGGGGTGATTTTACGAGGTAATAATATAGAACGGTTATTAGAAAAAATTGGCATATCTTTTAAGGTGATTAAATCCGGGCCTTATAAAGATATTTTATCTTTTGATCGAGAATTAACTGAACCCGAACAACATATTTTACAGGAATTAATTGATACCAGTTATCAACAATTTGTGCAAACTGTTGCTGAGTCTCGAAACTTGAGTCATGACAGCGTGAGGAGTTTTGCCGATGGTCGGATTTTTACCGGACAACAGGCGGTGGAATTGGGAATAGTAGACCGTTTAGGAACGGAAGAAGATGCCCGGTGTTGGGCAGCGGAATTAGTTAAACTAGATCCCAAGAAAACCGAGTGTTTCACCTTTGAAAAACCCAAACCTTTTGTAAGTCGGTTAACCGGAAGTAATTTAGCCCCGAATAGCATTATTGCAGCTAACAATTGGCTAGAATTTGAGTTATCTACCAGTGGTTTACCGTTGTGGATGTACCGACCATAA
- a CDS encoding pyrroline-5-carboxylate reductase, with protein MFKLGVIGGGVMAEAIISRLISAKIYQPAEIIISDPQLERRNYLSQQYGVAIADNNKQTTQATAALLLAIKPQIFGAIATELAEAETLSKNTVILSILAGVTLNKLEAAFPHHPVIRIMPNTPATVGAGISAIASGKLVQPSHLDLTRGIFQAVGDVVEVAEALMDAVTGLSGSGPAYVAILIEALADGGVASGLPRSIASQLALSTVLGTAQLLSESKLHPAELKDRVTSPGGTTIAGVSQLEKAGFRSALIEAVKAATQRSKELGS; from the coding sequence ATGTTTAAATTAGGTGTAATTGGTGGCGGGGTGATGGCAGAAGCTATTATATCCCGCCTAATTTCTGCCAAGATTTATCAACCTGCTGAAATTATTATTAGTGACCCACAATTAGAGCGTCGTAATTATTTATCCCAACAGTATGGCGTGGCGATCGCAGATAATAATAAACAAACAACCCAGGCAACGGCAGCCCTTTTATTAGCAATTAAACCCCAAATTTTTGGCGCGATCGCAACCGAATTAGCCGAGGCTGAAACCCTATCAAAAAATACCGTTATTTTGTCTATTTTAGCGGGAGTTACCTTAAATAAATTAGAAGCCGCTTTTCCTCACCATCCTGTAATTAGAATTATGCCCAATACTCCGGCGACTGTGGGGGCGGGGATCAGTGCGATCGCCTCGGGAAAATTGGTGCAACCCTCCCATTTAGATCTCACCAGAGGCATTTTTCAGGCCGTTGGAGACGTGGTAGAGGTGGCGGAGGCCCTAATGGATGCTGTCACCGGATTATCGGGTTCTGGCCCCGCTTATGTGGCGATTTTAATTGAAGCCTTAGCCGATGGCGGAGTGGCGTCTGGACTACCTAGATCTATTGCTTCCCAATTAGCATTATCAACGGTATTAGGAACAGCCCAACTCCTATCAGAATCAAAGTTACATCCGGCCGAATTAAAAGACCGGGTGACCAGTCCGGGGGGAACAACAATTGCCGGGGTTTCTCAACTGGAAAAAGCCGGATTTCGTTCAGCATTAATTGAAGCGGTGAAAGCTGCAACTCAACGTTCAAAAGAGTTAGGAAGTTAG
- a CDS encoding ATP-dependent RNA helicase SrmB, putative: protein MFARKIEGTEIKQPLIEHLEGVATKSRERLPEFLKELGYYGGLLHDLGKAKKSWQKYLLEGGTTVYHSSEGARTVYELTGKDDTHPLVYIIRSHHGHLKNSAVDREFFENSKHWDKCLKRLFPELTNLPNITLNPYQKELAIRILFSVLVDSDRLDAMEFERKSQNSQKEGVQAKSSLLQFAILPRSKNESKIVKERENFRSLVIQYTTFSKNIYRLIGVTGIGKTLTSLQFAVEHCNHHNMDGILYVAPFKSILDQSAKVYRDVLGDEAVLEHHSDFIPKHGEEIAYRLSSQRWNSPVIVTTAIQFFESLFSNHASRCRKLAGIMNRVILIDEYQTIPPEFLPSIANVLNELVKSYGCSVVLMSATAPNLKGFELPHIDMIPQEELVNQFKTLSRCSYQFMGENISWEEISAIPQKKLVIVNITKTAQEAFEIFNHQQPDKWVHLSSRMCVAHRKQVINMIKSSDINCVSTQIVEAGIDIDYPIVLSEECPLDSLIQRGGRCNREGLLGNGEVLILNCDNFPNPSYQELAKYSSKLIKKYGLNSDNYLSLLKDYFAQKNKQTGEDEIQRLRLNLQFESVAEKFNFINKNQLSAVCRWRDGADLIDHLKTKEKLSLSDWKKLQQYTATIPQKGKDLIKVFPNGLSVWDGKYSDYFGVFY, encoded by the coding sequence ATGTTTGCAAGGAAGATAGAAGGGACAGAAATCAAACAACCTTTAATTGAACACCTAGAGGGAGTTGCAACCAAGTCACGGGAGCGCCTACCGGAATTTCTCAAGGAACTTGGATACTATGGGGGACTGCTCCACGATTTGGGTAAAGCTAAGAAATCTTGGCAAAAATACTTATTAGAGGGAGGAACTACAGTTTATCATTCCTCTGAAGGAGCAAGAACAGTATATGAACTCACAGGAAAAGATGATACCCACCCATTGGTCTACATCATTCGGTCGCATCATGGCCATCTAAAAAACAGTGCTGTCGATAGAGAGTTTTTTGAAAATTCAAAACACTGGGATAAATGCTTAAAGCGGTTATTTCCTGAGCTAACTAATCTACCTAATATAACTCTTAATCCTTATCAAAAAGAGTTAGCAATCAGAATACTTTTTTCCGTTTTAGTGGATAGTGACAGATTAGATGCGATGGAATTTGAGCGAAAATCCCAAAACTCCCAAAAAGAGGGAGTTCAAGCCAAGTCTAGTTTGCTTCAATTCGCAATTTTGCCTCGTTCTAAAAATGAGTCGAAAATTGTTAAGGAGAGAGAAAATTTCCGCTCTTTGGTCATTCAGTATACAACATTTAGTAAAAATATCTATCGGTTAATTGGAGTAACTGGAATTGGGAAAACACTAACTTCTTTACAGTTTGCAGTTGAGCATTGTAACCATCACAATATGGATGGAATTCTGTACGTTGCACCCTTCAAATCCATTCTTGACCAATCAGCTAAAGTGTATCGGGATGTCTTGGGAGATGAAGCCGTATTAGAGCATCATTCTGACTTTATTCCTAAACATGGGGAAGAAATAGCCTATCGTTTATCCTCTCAACGTTGGAATAGTCCGGTTATAGTGACTACTGCGATTCAATTCTTTGAATCCCTGTTTTCTAATCATGCTTCCAGATGCAGAAAATTAGCCGGAATCATGAACCGGGTTATCCTGATTGATGAATATCAAACAATACCCCCTGAATTCTTACCTTCTATTGCTAATGTCTTGAATGAGTTAGTTAAAAGTTATGGATGCTCAGTTGTATTAATGTCTGCTACAGCACCCAATCTAAAGGGCTTTGAACTCCCCCATATTGACATGATTCCCCAAGAAGAATTAGTTAATCAGTTTAAAACTTTATCCCGTTGTAGTTATCAATTCATGGGTGAAAATATTTCTTGGGAGGAAATTAGTGCTATTCCCCAGAAAAAATTAGTCATTGTTAATATTACAAAAACTGCTCAGGAAGCCTTTGAAATATTCAATCATCAACAACCGGATAAATGGGTTCATTTGTCCTCTCGGATGTGTGTGGCGCACCGCAAACAGGTTATTAATATGATCAAGTCTTCTGATATTAATTGTGTTTCTACACAGATTGTAGAAGCAGGAATCGACATTGATTACCCAATAGTATTAAGTGAGGAATGTCCTCTTGATTCCCTGATTCAGAGAGGGGGAAGATGCAATCGAGAAGGGTTATTAGGGAACGGAGAAGTGTTAATCTTGAATTGTGATAATTTTCCTAATCCGAGTTATCAAGAGCTTGCTAAATATTCCTCTAAATTGATTAAAAAATATGGATTAAACTCTGACAATTATCTAAGTTTACTAAAGGATTATTTTGCTCAAAAGAATAAGCAAACAGGTGAAGACGAGATTCAAAGATTAAGGCTAAATTTACAGTTTGAATCCGTAGCAGAAAAGTTTAATTTTATTAACAAAAATCAACTTTCAGCCGTCTGTAGATGGAGAGATGGAGCCGATCTAATTGATCATTTAAAAACCAAGGAAAAACTATCTTTGTCTGATTGGAAAAAATTGCAGCAATACACTGCAACCATTCCCCAGAAAGGGAAAGACTTAATCAAAGTATTTCCCAATGGTTTATCGGTTTGGGATGGCAAATATTCTGATTATTTTGGTGTTTTTTATTGA
- the treY gene encoding malto-oligosyltrehalose synthase, with amino-acid sequence MRIPVATYRIQFNRDFPFNHANEIIDYLYELGISDLYASPIFKARIGSTHGYDIVDQNQLNPELGKQEDFDQLMEKIKNQGMGWLQDIVPNHMAYDSQNKYLTDIFEYGADSDYLDFFDIDWEHPHDDLRGRVLAPLLGDFYGNCLENGQLTISYEDEVLYVNYYSLKFPLKIESYTYLVSHRLKELEGRLGRRHPNVIKLLGVLYVLKNIPNEKSIQDRRSQALFAKGLLWELYQENTDINKFVDENIEYLNGKTDDPESLNDLDQLLSQQIFRLSYWKVGAEELNYRRFFTVNELISVKVEDEKVFNKTHDLIFKLVRSGKFTGLRIDHIDGLYNPLQYLQSIREKVGNVYLTVEKILEIEEELPSDWPIEGTSGYEFLIYVNSLFCQGKNEDRFSQIYRDATGLTASFKQLLIAKKRLIADRNLAGDADNLAGLLKRIAGQYRYGRDLTLHGLQTAILEVLVRFPVYRTYINEGQVSEADLYYVQFAVQEAKGKHPELINELNLIEKFLLLEYDPYLSEENKKIWLHFVMKFQQFSGPLTAKGVEDTLFYVYNRFVSLNEVGGAPNNFWISPDTLHQFNKKRAKSLPHTMNTTSTHDTKRSEDLRARLNVISEIPDEWEAQVRTWMALNRDQKTETNGRIIPDGNDEYFLYQNLIGSYPFDEIEYPEFVERVKKFAIKAVREAKFHTAWLRPDSVYEEGYLAFIDKILNPSENNKFLQEFRKFKQKIAFYGIFNSLSQTLIKITSPGLPDFYQGTELWDFSLVDPDNRRPVDYQKRIEFIQEIKSRSQKDILSLIEDLKQTPKDGRIKLFLITQGLAIRKQYLEVYQQGTYIPLEVTGDYGEHILAFGRTYGQTITITVVPRFLTSLVEPKQFPLGNNIWQDTAIKLPEDWTTNWKEMITNQGIKGNHFLKIGDILTVFPVALLATSCTDN; translated from the coding sequence ATGAGGATTCCTGTAGCTACCTATCGAATTCAGTTTAATAGAGATTTTCCTTTTAATCATGCTAACGAGATTATTGATTACTTGTATGAATTAGGAATTTCTGACCTGTATGCGTCTCCCATTTTCAAAGCTAGAATTGGAAGCACTCATGGCTATGATATTGTTGATCAAAATCAATTAAACCCAGAACTGGGAAAACAGGAAGACTTTGATCAATTAATGGAAAAAATCAAAAATCAGGGAATGGGATGGTTACAGGATATTGTCCCTAATCACATGGCCTATGATAGCCAAAATAAATATTTAACGGATATCTTTGAATATGGTGCTGATTCGGATTATTTAGATTTTTTTGATATTGATTGGGAACATCCCCATGATGACCTTAGAGGTCGGGTTTTAGCCCCCTTATTAGGGGATTTTTATGGCAATTGTTTAGAAAATGGACAATTAACTATTTCTTACGAAGACGAGGTATTATATGTAAATTATTATAGCCTAAAATTCCCTTTAAAAATTGAATCCTACACTTATTTAGTCAGTCATCGCCTCAAAGAATTAGAAGGAAGGTTAGGAAGAAGACACCCGAATGTAATTAAACTGTTAGGAGTATTGTATGTTCTGAAAAATATTCCCAATGAAAAATCTATTCAAGATCGGCGATCACAAGCGTTATTTGCTAAAGGATTACTTTGGGAACTGTATCAAGAAAATACCGATATTAATAAATTTGTTGATGAAAATATTGAATATTTGAATGGAAAAACAGACGATCCAGAAAGTTTAAACGACTTAGATCAACTACTTTCTCAACAAATTTTCCGATTATCCTATTGGAAAGTGGGTGCGGAAGAATTAAACTATCGACGCTTTTTTACAGTCAACGAATTAATTAGTGTCAAAGTAGAAGATGAAAAAGTTTTTAATAAAACCCATGATCTAATTTTTAAATTAGTCAGGTCAGGGAAATTTACAGGACTCAGAATTGATCATATTGATGGACTTTATAACCCGCTACAATATTTACAATCCATCCGAGAAAAAGTCGGAAATGTTTATCTAACCGTCGAGAAAATTTTAGAGATTGAGGAAGAATTACCCAGCGATTGGCCGATTGAAGGAACTTCCGGTTATGAATTTTTAATTTATGTTAATAGTTTGTTTTGTCAAGGCAAAAATGAAGATCGCTTTAGCCAAATTTATCGAGATGCCACGGGGTTAACTGCCTCCTTTAAACAATTATTAATTGCTAAAAAACGCTTAATTGCCGATCGCAACTTAGCCGGAGATGCTGATAATTTAGCTGGATTACTCAAACGCATTGCTGGTCAATATCGTTATGGACGAGACTTAACTTTACATGGCTTACAAACCGCAATTTTAGAAGTATTAGTCCGCTTTCCCGTCTATCGAACCTATATTAATGAAGGACAAGTCAGCGAAGCAGATCTATATTATGTTCAGTTTGCGGTTCAAGAAGCTAAAGGAAAACATCCTGAACTGATTAACGAACTCAATTTAATTGAAAAGTTTTTATTACTAGAATATGACCCCTATTTAAGTGAGGAAAACAAAAAAATATGGCTACATTTTGTGATGAAATTTCAACAATTTTCCGGGCCATTAACTGCAAAAGGAGTGGAAGATACCCTATTTTATGTTTATAACCGTTTTGTTTCTTTAAATGAAGTCGGGGGCGCACCAAATAATTTTTGGATTAGTCCCGATACCCTGCATCAATTTAATAAAAAACGGGCAAAAAGTTTGCCTCACACAATGAATACCACCTCAACCCATGATACTAAACGCAGCGAAGATTTACGCGCCAGGTTAAACGTTATTTCTGAAATTCCTGATGAATGGGAAGCCCAAGTTAGAACTTGGATGGCATTAAATCGTGATCAGAAAACAGAAACCAATGGACGAATTATTCCTGATGGGAATGATGAATATTTCTTGTATCAAAATTTAATCGGTTCCTATCCCTTTGATGAAATCGAATATCCCGAATTTGTAGAACGGGTCAAAAAGTTTGCGATTAAAGCTGTCCGAGAAGCGAAATTTCATACGGCTTGGTTACGTCCTGACTCGGTTTATGAGGAAGGTTATCTAGCTTTTATTGATAAAATTTTGAACCCTTCTGAGAACAATAAGTTTTTACAAGAGTTCAGAAAATTCAAACAAAAAATAGCCTTTTATGGGATATTTAATTCCCTATCCCAAACTTTAATTAAAATTACTAGCCCGGGTTTACCGGATTTTTACCAAGGAACAGAACTCTGGGATTTTAGTTTAGTTGACCCGGATAATCGTCGTCCCGTTGATTATCAAAAACGGATCGAGTTTATTCAGGAAATTAAAAGCCGTTCTCAGAAGGATATTTTGTCTTTAATTGAGGATTTAAAACAGACCCCTAAAGATGGACGGATTAAATTATTTTTAATTACTCAAGGGTTAGCCATTCGTAAACAATATCTGGAAGTTTATCAACAGGGAACTTACATTCCCTTAGAGGTAACGGGAGACTATGGGGAACATATTTTGGCATTTGGTCGCACCTATGGTCAGACAATTACAATTACCGTTGTTCCCCGATTTTTAACAAGTTTAGTTGAACCAAAACAGTTTCCTTTAGGGAACAATATTTGGCAGGATACAGCGATTAAATTACCGGAAGATTGGACAACTAATTGGAAAGAAATGATTACAAACCAAGGGATTAAAGGCAATCATTTCTTGAAAATAGGAGATATTTTAACAGTATTTCCAGTGGCTTTATTGGCAACTTCATGTACAGATAATTAA
- the cbiQ gene encoding putative cobalt transport protein: MDLLRSLPIGLYLEQPITGLHRLDARVKFIWLMSFLVAPLLANPEWRLVLVGLLILITLLARIPLRVWKRQMGWLLMFCGLLFLLSCIMPDGLAVNHQPRLPEQELTFNQSGSTEPLPQPTSYRYVLFSQGPIEITRYSVDLAIRTSTLLFTLVYSTNLYLLTTASEEIAMALESLMEPLRRLKLPVTEIALTLTLSLRFFPLVLEEIQNLIRSVRTRAINWKKLGLRGTTQVWLTLAERLLQNLLLRAEQIANAMQVRGFTSPDQHRVEWHQLRFKAWDGVALIGLVVFWSIRLIWGGAI; this comes from the coding sequence ATGGACTTACTCCGATCGCTTCCCATTGGACTATATTTAGAACAACCGATTACTGGGTTACATCGTCTTGATGCCCGGGTTAAGTTCATTTGGTTAATGAGCTTTTTAGTAGCTCCTTTATTAGCTAACCCGGAGTGGCGATTAGTCTTAGTTGGGTTATTAATTTTAATCACCCTATTGGCGCGAATTCCTCTGCGGGTTTGGAAGCGACAAATGGGCTGGTTACTAATGTTTTGTGGGTTACTCTTTCTGTTAAGTTGTATTATGCCCGATGGTTTGGCGGTCAACCATCAACCTCGACTTCCTGAACAGGAATTAACCTTTAATCAATCAGGATCAACAGAACCCTTACCTCAACCCACTTCCTATAGATATGTCTTATTTTCCCAAGGGCCAATAGAAATTACTCGCTATTCCGTCGATTTAGCGATCAGGACAAGTACCCTATTATTTACCCTGGTTTATAGTACAAATCTATATTTATTAACCACCGCTTCTGAAGAAATTGCCATGGCTTTAGAAAGCCTCATGGAACCTTTAAGACGTTTAAAATTACCCGTTACAGAAATAGCCTTAACCCTGACTTTATCCCTACGATTTTTTCCCTTAGTTTTAGAGGAAATTCAAAATTTAATTCGTTCTGTCAGAACCCGTGCCATTAATTGGAAAAAACTAGGACTACGAGGAACTACCCAGGTCTGGTTAACCTTGGCGGAACGGCTTTTACAAAACCTATTATTACGTGCCGAACAAATTGCCAACGCTATGCAGGTTCGAGGGTTCACCAGTCCAGATCAACATCGGGTAGAATGGCATCAACTTCGCTTTAAAGCTTGGGATGGAGTCGCCCTGATTGGTCTAGTGGTATTCTGGAGTATCCGGTTAATTTGGGGAGGAGCAATTTGA
- a CDS encoding malto-oligosyltrehalose trehalohydrolase — MKIGANYLGNNCCEFKVWSPLRESVAVKIIFPEERLIDLEFDQQGYGRATVENIPPGSRYLYQLDNQFTYPDPASYSQPDGVHQASEVIDQNSFIWQDQEWKSISLDELIVYELHVGTFTPEGTFTAIIPRISELLDLGINAIELMPIGQFPGDGLRPAEGYRNWGYDGTYLYAPQNCYGGVEGLKKLVNACHQQGMAVILDVVYNHFGPEGNYIAQFGPYFTERYQTPWGSAINYDQAYCQGVRNFVIENALYWLRDFHIDALRLDAADNIFDLGAKHILQELADQVNQLSQQQGRKFYLMAETDLNDGKLIRSKAVGGYGLDGQWCDDFHHAIHTVLTGENIGYYQDYGSCEQLAKSYRESFVYTWDYSQNRKRFHGESVADCPPHQFLVFSQNHDQIGNRLLGERLTALVSYEGLKLAAVTVLLSPYIPLLFMGEEYGEPAPFQYFISHSDQDLIEGVRKGRKAEFEAFHLAGEAPDPQSQETFNQCKLNWQLKRQGKHQVLWELYQILIQLRRNIPAFKLRDRTHQEVHCIEEDKLLVFRRWFEDYQVLCLLNFSKNPVSYSPNLIGKTWQKRLDSNDKKWLGSGSNLPEILTDTSELTLVPESFVLYET; from the coding sequence ATGAAAATCGGTGCAAATTATTTAGGTAACAATTGCTGTGAATTTAAAGTTTGGTCGCCCTTGCGTGAAAGCGTTGCTGTTAAGATTATATTCCCGGAAGAACGGTTAATTGATTTAGAATTTGATCAACAGGGATACGGTCGTGCAACGGTTGAAAATATCCCCCCAGGAAGCCGTTATCTTTATCAATTAGATAACCAATTTACCTATCCCGATCCTGCTTCCTATTCTCAACCGGATGGAGTTCATCAAGCCTCGGAAGTGATTGATCAAAATAGCTTTATTTGGCAGGATCAGGAATGGAAAAGTATTTCCTTAGATGAATTAATTGTTTATGAACTACACGTTGGAACCTTTACCCCAGAGGGAACATTTACCGCAATTATTCCCCGAATTTCAGAATTATTAGACTTAGGAATTAATGCGATTGAATTAATGCCTATTGGTCAGTTTCCGGGCGATGGGCTACGCCCAGCCGAAGGCTATCGCAATTGGGGTTATGATGGTACTTATCTCTATGCTCCTCAGAATTGTTATGGCGGGGTAGAAGGGTTAAAAAAGTTGGTGAATGCTTGCCATCAACAAGGCATGGCGGTGATTTTAGATGTGGTTTATAATCACTTTGGCCCAGAAGGAAATTATATCGCACAATTCGGCCCCTATTTTACTGAAAGGTATCAAACTCCTTGGGGTTCAGCGATTAATTATGATCAAGCCTATTGTCAGGGTGTGAGGAATTTTGTAATTGAAAATGCCCTCTATTGGTTACGGGATTTCCATATTGATGCGTTAAGATTGGATGCGGCGGATAATATTTTTGATCTCGGTGCTAAACATATTTTACAGGAATTAGCAGATCAAGTCAATCAACTTTCTCAACAGCAAGGAAGGAAGTTTTATTTGATGGCTGAAACGGATTTAAACGATGGTAAATTAATCCGTTCAAAAGCCGTAGGAGGTTATGGTTTAGATGGGCAGTGGTGTGATGATTTTCACCATGCTATTCATACGGTATTAACGGGTGAAAATATCGGGTATTATCAAGATTATGGTAGCTGTGAACAGTTAGCCAAATCCTATAGAGAAAGCTTTGTTTATACCTGGGATTATTCTCAAAATCGTAAACGGTTTCATGGGGAGTCAGTGGCCGATTGCCCCCCCCATCAATTCTTAGTTTTTAGTCAAAATCATGACCAAATTGGGAATCGTTTATTAGGGGAAAGATTAACAGCTTTAGTCTCCTATGAAGGTTTAAAATTAGCGGCCGTAACGGTATTATTATCGCCCTATATTCCCCTATTATTTATGGGGGAAGAATATGGGGAACCTGCACCTTTTCAATATTTTATTAGTCACTCAGATCAAGATTTAATTGAAGGGGTGCGAAAGGGAAGAAAAGCGGAATTTGAGGCGTTTCATCTGGCGGGTGAGGCCCCCGATCCTCAAAGTCAAGAAACTTTTAATCAATGTAAATTAAATTGGCAATTAAAACGGCAAGGAAAACATCAAGTATTATGGGAATTATATCAAATATTGATCCAATTGAGGCGGAATATTCCTGCGTTTAAATTACGCGATCGCACCCATCAAGAAGTTCACTGTATTGAGGAAGATAAATTATTAGTCTTCCGGCGTTGGTTTGAAGATTATCAGGTTTTATGTCTGCTTAATTTTAGCAAAAATCCGGTTTCCTACAGTCCTAATTTAATCGGTAAAACTTGGCAAAAACGTTTAGATTCTAACGATAAAAAATGGCTAGGTTCAGGATCAAATTTACCTGAAATATTAACAGATACTTCAGAATTAACCTTAGTGCCAGAAAGTTTTGTCCTGTATGAAACTTAA